One Aegilops tauschii subsp. strangulata cultivar AL8/78 chromosome 7, Aet v6.0, whole genome shotgun sequence genomic window carries:
- the LOC109735855 gene encoding F-box protein At5g18160, translated as MPDRRGATLLEDLPEEIINKILVLLASKDAGRCRAVNTSWRSATSTPEFMLEHHRRQPSLPIVDGCGKPANQVVLGDVCAGASNQQLWPFLSGSKHRSRNEPIAVCDGFLIVSWGYEFYICNPVTRKHALLPQPQVGQGIDNTMVGFYQHHPTGEYRVLWVSRSHQTSESSLYVLTVGSDRPRRISVRMPTVLSSSAEEELWNKLIYSYCSSPVHHRGSLHWYPYGTSDITGGGGDIIVFDTEAESFRWMRSPTQPCNHSKLFDMEGTLAFWGCSVSNTSMDVWEMQDYEAEIWAFRYRIDVSTVEASRQLYLTSFKKKKTRPLDSAVRLFNDMAVLNERELLVRFNHQHVLRCDIDGKFLGIVNIGKCQYRMWLTPHRLKESIVPIPGHEMQEDEEPPFSTGHV; from the coding sequence ATGCCGGACAGGAGAGGCGCGACCCTGCTTGAGGACCTGCCAGAGGAGATCATCAACAAGATACTCGTCCTGTTGGCATCCAAGGACGCCGGCCGCTGTCGAGCTGTGAACACATCATGGCGTAGTGCCACATCCACACCTGAATTCATGCTCGAACACCACCGACGCCAGCCGTCGCTCCCCATTGTGGATGGGTGTGGAAAGCCTGCCAATCAAGTTGTCTTGGGCGACGTCTGTGCTGGTGCCTCCAATCAACAGCTTTGGCCTTTCCTCTCAGGCTCCAAACACCGTTCCAGGAATGAGCCCATAGCCGTCTGTGATGGCTTCCTTATTGTTTCTTGGGGATATGAATTCTACATCTGCAATCCGGTTACCCGCAAGCATGCTCTATTACCGCAGCCTCAAGTTGGGCAAGGCATCGACAATACCATGGTTGGTTTCTACCAGCACCATCCAACTGGAGAATACAGGGTTCTCTGGGTCTCACGGTCACATCAGACGTCTGAATCCAGCTTATATGTCCTCACAGTGGGATCCGACAGGCCAAGGCGCATCAGCGTCAGAATGCCAACAGTCTTGTCGTCTTCCGCAGAAGAGGAGTTATGGAACAAGCTGATCTATTCATACTGTTCATCACCTGTACACCACCGTGGCAGCCTCCACTGGTATCCTTATGGCACTAGTGACATTACAGGAGGCGGTGGAGATATCATTGTGTTTGACACAGAAGCAGAGTCATTCCGGTGGATGCGCAGTCCCACCCAGCCGTGCAATCATAGTAAGTTGTTCGACATGGAGGGAACACTTGCTTTCTGGGGCTGCTCGGTTTCTAACACTTCTATGGATGTCTGGGAGATGCAGGATTACGAGGCTGAAATCTGGGCTTTCAGGTACAGGATTGATGTATCAACGGTGGAGGCATCAAGACAACTTTATTTAACTTCtttcaaaaagaaaaagacaAGACCACTTGATTCTGCCGTGCGGTTGTTTAATGATATGGCTGTGCTAAACGAGCGTGAGCTGCTGGTCAGGTTTAACCACCAACATGTGTTGCGTTGTGATATTGATGGCAAATTCTTAGGTATTGTGAACATCGGAAAATGTCAGTATCGCATGTGGCTTACCCCCCACCGCCTCAAAGAGAGCATTGTTCCAATTCCAGGCCATGAGATGCAAGAAGATGAGGAGCCTCCATTCTCCACAGGGCATGTCTGA